A window from Salvia miltiorrhiza cultivar Shanhuang (shh) chromosome 2, IMPLAD_Smil_shh, whole genome shotgun sequence encodes these proteins:
- the LOC131010576 gene encoding alcohol acyltransferase 9, with product MLKSSEPQLPDCIYQNQPVLICPARPTPNHTLYLSNLDDQKFLRFSIKYLYVFRKSLDAETLKTSLSRALVDFYPLAGRLRRRVADDDRKLEVDCNGEGAVFAEAAMDFSCDEFFEFAGKPNRALMRKLLYRVEAPDFLDIPPLIIQVTNLRDGAVILCTAINHCICDGIGTSQFLHAWAQLQQSAASMNDVSITAVHSRHVLEPRRPPQVTLAHPGFTKIAPETQAGPNVFEFLQSQRLVTSSVTFPASQIVHLKRHCYPSLKCTTFEVLASHTWRSWVRSLGLPPSFEVKLLFSVNIRNKMQPEMPQGYYGNGFVLACAEAKVKELNVHHGVKLVQNAKSMISDEYVRSVIDLLDDGNVRTDLSASLVISQWSKLGLEDLDFGGGKALHMGPLYSDIYCLFLPVAGEMDAVRVVVSMPESVVDKFEFYMAQFDADGLVAKNHYGVDHFKMVSV from the exons ATGCTTAAATCCTCTGAGCCTCAGCTCCCAGATTGCATCTACCAAAACCAGCCCGTATTAATCTGCCCGGCCCGCCCCACTCCCAATCACACGCTATACCTTTCCAATCTCGATGATCAGAAATTCCTCAGATTCTCGATCAAATATCTCTACGTTTTCAGAAAATCGCTCGACGCTGAAACCCTAAAGACCTCGCTCTCGCGGGCTCTCGTCGACTTCTACCCGCTCGCTGGGAGACTGCGCCGGCGCGTCGCAGACGACGATCGCAAGCTCGAGGTCGACTGCAACGGAGAAGGCGCTGTTTTCGCTGAAGCAGCCATGGATTTCAGCTGCGACGAGTTTTTTGAGTTTGCCGGAAAGCCAAACAGGGCCTTAATGAGGAAACTCTTGTACAGAGTTGAAGCTCCAGATTTCTTGGATATTCCGCCTCTCATAATTCAG GTGACGAATCTCCGAGACGGGGCAGTGATTCTGTGCACCGCAATCAATCACTGCATCTGCGATGGAATCGGGACATCACAGTTTCTACATGCGTGGGCCCAACTCCAGCAATCCGCAGCGTCCATGAATGATGTATCAATCACAGCGGTCCACTCCCGCCACGTGTTGGAACCCCGGCGGCCTCCACAAGTAACCTTGGCACACCCGGGATTTACCAAGATTGCCCCCGAAACGCAAGCGGGGCCCAACGTCTTCGAGTTCTTACAGTCGCAGCGGCTGGTGACGTCATCCGTAACATTCCCGGCATCCCAGATCGTGCACCTGAAAAGACATTGCTACCCCTCGCTAAAATGCACGACCTTCGAGGTGCTGGCGTCCCACACGTGGCGCAGCTGGGTGCGGTCGCTGGGGCTACCCCCCTCATTCGAGGTGAAGCTCCTCTTCTCCGTCAACATCCGGAACAAGATGCAGCCGGAGATGCCGCAGGGGTATTACGGGAACGGGTTCGTGCTAGCGTGCGCGGAGGCCAAGGTTAAGGAGCTTAACGTGCACCACGGGGTGAAGCTGGTGCAAAACGCGAAATCAATGATCAGTGACGAGTACGTTCGATCCGTGATTGATTTGTTGGATGATGGAAATGTGAGGACGGATTTGTCGGCGAGTTTGGTGATCTCGCAATGGTCGAAGCTAGGGCTGGAAGATTTGGATTTTGGGGGAGGGAAGGCTCTTCACATGGGACCTTTATACAGTGATATCTACTGCTTGTTCTTGCCCGTGGCCGGAGAGATGGACGCAGTTAGGGTTGTTGTGTCCATGCCTGAGAGCgtagtcgataagttcgagttTTACATGGCTCAATTTGATGCTGATGGCCTTGTTGCCAAGAATCACTATGGAGTAGATCATTTCAAGATGGTTTCTGTTTGA